A single Nocardioides bizhenqiangii DNA region contains:
- a CDS encoding SDR family NAD(P)-dependent oxidoreductase: MSDFPFDAFDLTGRVAVVTGASAGLGNGFARTLAGAGATVVAAARRKSRLEKLAADVPGLVPVECDVTRADDRERLIATASAINGGIDVLVNNAGMAGPPDALTETAEEFGAIIDLNLTAGFRLAVEMVKSLPEDRAASIINISSVVGLVSTAPIGGAGYAASKAAVIGITRELAGQWGRRGIRVNALVPGWFDTEMTDGLFSNEKSAGWVRRNTMLGRGGREGEVDGALLFLASDASSYVTGNALAVDGGWTAR, encoded by the coding sequence ATGTCCGACTTCCCCTTCGACGCCTTCGACCTGACCGGTCGCGTCGCGGTCGTCACCGGTGCCTCCGCCGGCCTCGGCAACGGCTTCGCCCGGACCCTCGCGGGCGCCGGAGCCACCGTGGTGGCTGCCGCCCGCCGGAAGAGTCGTCTCGAGAAGCTCGCCGCGGACGTGCCCGGACTGGTCCCCGTCGAGTGCGACGTCACCCGAGCGGACGACCGCGAGCGGTTGATCGCGACCGCCTCCGCGATCAACGGCGGCATCGACGTCCTGGTGAACAACGCCGGGATGGCCGGCCCGCCGGACGCCCTGACCGAGACGGCCGAGGAGTTCGGCGCGATCATCGATCTCAACCTCACCGCCGGGTTCCGCCTCGCCGTCGAGATGGTGAAGTCGCTCCCCGAGGACCGGGCCGCCTCGATCATCAACATCTCCTCCGTCGTCGGCCTGGTGTCGACGGCGCCGATCGGCGGGGCGGGGTACGCCGCCTCGAAGGCCGCCGTCATCGGCATCACCCGCGAGCTGGCCGGGCAGTGGGGCCGCCGCGGCATCCGCGTCAACGCCCTGGTGCCCGGGTGGTTCGACACCGAGATGACCGACGGACTGTTCAGCAACGAGAAGTCGGCCGGATGGGTGCGCCGGAACACCATGCTGGGTCGCGGGGGTCGCGAGGGCGAGGTCGACGGCGCGCTGCTCTTCCTCGCGTCCGACGCCTCGAGCTACGTCACGGGGAACGCGCTCGCCGTCGACGGAGGATGGACCGCACGATGA
- a CDS encoding acyl-CoA dehydrogenase family protein, with translation MQADHDIAAIVAATTAFVRREVLPVDDEHDGDIEAAGGETLRERLQSAARAEGLLSPHGPVDCGGLGLGMADRAPVFEAAGWSLFGPVALNINAPDEGNVHLLDNVASDPQRARYLAPLVSGQARSAFAMTEPAPGAGADPTMLTTTAAKVDGGWLVNGRKWFITGADGATFYIVMARTSGQPGAPGGATMFLAPSSAAGIEVVRHIETVDRSMLGGHCEMRFTDVFVADEDVLGGVDEGFRYAQVRLGPARMTHVMRWLGAASRAHEVAVRYAAGRPAFGGRLADLGMMQQMIADNEIDLAATRALLMEACRELDAGSRASESTSIAKTFAAEALHRVVDRATQMCGGLGVSRELPVARIAREIRPFRIYDGPSEVHRWSIARRAVRRVAGSEAS, from the coding sequence ATGCAGGCTGACCACGACATCGCGGCCATCGTCGCGGCGACCACGGCGTTCGTGCGACGCGAGGTGTTACCGGTCGACGACGAGCACGACGGTGACATCGAGGCGGCGGGTGGTGAGACGTTGCGCGAGCGGCTCCAGTCCGCCGCGCGGGCCGAAGGCCTGCTCTCACCCCACGGCCCGGTCGACTGCGGTGGCCTCGGTCTGGGAATGGCGGACCGGGCTCCGGTCTTCGAGGCCGCGGGCTGGTCGTTGTTCGGCCCGGTGGCGCTGAACATCAACGCCCCGGACGAGGGCAACGTCCACCTCCTCGACAACGTGGCGTCGGATCCGCAACGGGCCCGTTACCTCGCTCCGCTCGTCAGCGGCCAGGCCCGGTCGGCCTTCGCCATGACCGAGCCGGCGCCGGGCGCGGGTGCCGACCCGACGATGCTGACCACCACTGCCGCGAAGGTCGACGGGGGGTGGTTGGTCAACGGCCGCAAGTGGTTCATCACCGGAGCGGACGGTGCCACCTTCTACATCGTGATGGCGCGCACCAGCGGTCAGCCCGGCGCGCCGGGTGGAGCCACGATGTTCCTCGCTCCCAGCAGCGCGGCCGGCATCGAGGTGGTCCGGCACATCGAGACCGTCGACCGGTCGATGCTGGGCGGTCACTGCGAGATGCGGTTCACCGACGTGTTCGTCGCGGACGAGGACGTGCTCGGGGGAGTGGACGAGGGATTCAGGTACGCCCAGGTGCGGCTGGGCCCCGCGCGCATGACGCACGTCATGAGGTGGCTGGGTGCGGCGTCCCGCGCCCACGAGGTTGCCGTCAGGTACGCCGCCGGCCGGCCGGCGTTCGGCGGACGGCTCGCGGACCTCGGGATGATGCAGCAGATGATCGCCGACAACGAGATCGATCTCGCGGCCACCCGAGCGCTGCTGATGGAGGCGTGTCGCGAGCTCGACGCCGGCAGCCGGGCGTCGGAGTCGACGTCCATCGCGAAGACCTTCGCTGCCGAGGCCCTGCACCGGGTCGTCGACCGGGCGACCCAGATGTGCGGCGGGCTCGGTGTCTCCCGCGAGCTGCCGGTCGCGCGCATCGCGCGGGAGATCCGCCCGTTCCGGATCTACGACGGCCCTTCCGAGGTCCACCGGTGGTCCATCGCCCGGCGTGCCGTCCGTCGCGTGGCGGGTTCCGAAGCCTCGTGA
- a CDS encoding NADP-dependent oxidoreductase: MKSAELQVASYPDGEVGPQHFVMVKSAVPDDVGGLAEGEVLVRNTWTSVDPGLRLRLRAAAPAGYFQAFPLGAPMDGILTVGEVVASRAAGFATGDTVWHSLGWREYSVVRASDVAMNGIGTLRRLDLDGNEPQSFLGALGPMGLTAYSGLAVAGALGGGEVVWVSAGAGAVGSLVAQFARLLGHRVIASAGTPDKVRWLRETLAVDAFSYREEELAAALRRLAPDGIDVYFDNVGGDHLEAALAALRMHGRVALCGSVSDYQSETRGPHNLFLATAKQLTLSGFRGSLHLDRLPEMQARVGRWLRDGELVCPETVYDGLAGAPAALADMLNGRTLGKTLVRL, translated from the coding sequence GTGAAGAGCGCAGAGCTGCAGGTCGCGAGCTACCCCGACGGCGAGGTGGGGCCGCAGCACTTCGTCATGGTCAAGAGCGCCGTCCCCGACGACGTCGGCGGATTGGCCGAGGGCGAGGTGCTGGTGCGCAACACCTGGACCTCCGTGGATCCTGGGCTGCGGCTCCGGCTCCGGGCCGCGGCGCCGGCCGGCTACTTCCAGGCGTTCCCGCTCGGAGCACCCATGGACGGGATCCTGACCGTCGGCGAGGTGGTCGCGTCGCGCGCCGCCGGGTTCGCGACCGGCGACACGGTGTGGCACTCCCTCGGCTGGCGGGAGTACTCCGTCGTCCGGGCGTCGGACGTGGCCATGAACGGCATCGGCACGCTGCGGCGGCTCGACCTCGACGGCAACGAGCCGCAGTCGTTCCTCGGTGCGCTGGGCCCGATGGGACTGACGGCGTACAGCGGGCTGGCGGTGGCAGGTGCGCTCGGCGGCGGCGAGGTGGTCTGGGTGTCCGCCGGTGCCGGCGCGGTCGGATCGCTGGTCGCCCAGTTCGCTCGGCTGCTCGGGCACCGCGTGATCGCCTCGGCGGGTACGCCGGACAAGGTCCGCTGGCTCCGCGAGACGCTGGCGGTCGACGCCTTCAGCTACCGCGAGGAGGAACTGGCGGCCGCATTGAGGCGGCTGGCGCCCGACGGGATCGACGTCTACTTCGACAACGTCGGTGGCGACCATCTCGAGGCAGCGCTCGCCGCGCTGCGGATGCACGGCCGTGTCGCCCTCTGCGGTTCGGTCTCGGACTACCAGTCCGAGACCCGCGGCCCGCACAACCTGTTCCTCGCGACCGCGAAGCAGCTGACGCTCTCGGGCTTCCGCGGAAGCCTGCACCTGGACCGTCTGCCGGAGATGCAGGCGCGGGTGGGTCGGTGGCTCCGTGACGGCGAGCTGGTGTGCCCGGAGACCGTCTACGACGGACTGGCGGGGGCGCCGGCGGCCCTCGCCGACATGCTGAACGGCCGGACCCTCGGCAAGACCCTGGTGCGGCTCTAG
- a CDS encoding class I adenylate-forming enzyme family protein, which produces MRKLAQELVERAERAPDVVAVIDGEGEHTLRQVVTRAGEIVARLDACQSGPPTVLVQADNSWRTLAAAVAVGLRGGLIAVVSGHAARSEYELALEDIQPDAVVASPQALATWQVDDASLPAAGEVLDGWQLRATSGPTRGVDRWAGGVVIAMTSGSTGRPKCVVQSEAALRYAGRSTIDAVGLRPGDPVGALVPLSSVAAFCFGMHLPAMLGSPMVCLDKWSPEDAVALLRDRQVGWTMLVPTMALQLSLVPGSEGALSSLKAMTVGGGPMNARALENAERHLGTRFLRVFGMSEALGHTTPLPSDPADVRLGRDGRPFPGTEVRVVDADGRPVPDGEVGNAQVRGPSLFVGYARDGVPRPPAVTADGFFPTGDRATINDDGTINIRGREKQIIIRGGRNIDINEVEASVAAIPGVAQVCVVPVPDDLLGERAAALVVFTGTELGLDDVREQLRAADVPKFKWPEFVYAVPALPQNRVGKLNRNEAAALATQLATADAGGDRPR; this is translated from the coding sequence ATGAGGAAGCTCGCGCAGGAACTCGTCGAGCGAGCCGAGCGCGCGCCGGACGTCGTCGCCGTCATCGACGGTGAGGGCGAGCACACGCTGCGCCAGGTGGTCACCCGGGCCGGCGAGATCGTCGCCCGGCTGGACGCGTGCCAGAGCGGTCCGCCCACCGTCCTGGTCCAGGCCGACAACTCGTGGCGGACGCTGGCCGCGGCGGTCGCCGTGGGTCTCCGCGGCGGGCTGATCGCCGTCGTCAGCGGCCACGCCGCGCGGTCCGAGTACGAGCTCGCCCTCGAGGACATCCAGCCCGATGCCGTCGTCGCATCCCCCCAGGCGTTGGCCACCTGGCAGGTGGACGACGCGTCCCTGCCCGCCGCCGGCGAGGTGCTCGACGGTTGGCAGCTCCGTGCGACCTCCGGTCCGACCAGGGGGGTGGATCGCTGGGCGGGTGGCGTCGTCATCGCCATGACGTCGGGGTCCACGGGTCGGCCGAAGTGCGTCGTACAGTCCGAGGCCGCGCTGCGGTATGCCGGTCGGTCGACCATCGATGCGGTCGGTCTGCGGCCCGGCGATCCGGTGGGCGCCCTCGTTCCGCTGTCGAGCGTGGCTGCCTTCTGCTTCGGGATGCACCTGCCGGCGATGCTCGGCAGTCCGATGGTCTGCCTGGACAAGTGGAGCCCCGAGGACGCGGTCGCGCTCCTCCGTGACCGCCAGGTCGGGTGGACGATGCTGGTGCCGACGATGGCTCTCCAGCTCTCCCTGGTCCCGGGGTCGGAGGGCGCGCTGTCGTCGCTGAAGGCGATGACGGTCGGCGGTGGGCCGATGAACGCGAGGGCCCTCGAGAACGCAGAGCGCCACCTGGGCACGCGCTTCCTCCGCGTCTTCGGGATGTCCGAGGCCCTCGGCCACACGACACCGCTGCCGTCCGACCCGGCGGACGTCCGCCTCGGACGCGACGGCCGCCCCTTCCCCGGCACCGAGGTCAGGGTGGTCGACGCCGACGGCCGGCCGGTGCCGGACGGCGAGGTGGGCAACGCCCAGGTCCGCGGTCCCTCGCTGTTCGTCGGGTACGCCCGCGACGGCGTGCCGCGACCCCCCGCAGTCACGGCCGACGGGTTCTTCCCGACCGGGGACCGCGCCACGATCAACGACGACGGCACCATCAACATCCGCGGCCGCGAGAAGCAGATCATCATCCGCGGCGGCCGCAACATCGACATCAACGAGGTCGAGGCGTCGGTGGCGGCGATCCCTGGCGTCGCCCAGGTGTGCGTCGTGCCGGTACCGGACGACCTGCTGGGGGAGCGGGCCGCAGCGCTGGTCGTCTTCACCGGCACCGAGCTGGGTCTCGACGACGTGCGCGAGCAGCTCCGGGCAGCGGACGTCCCGAAGTTCAAGTGGCCGGAGTTCGTGTACGCCGTACCCGCGCTCCCGCAGAACCGGGTGGGAAAGCTCAACCGCAACGAGGCGGCCGCCCTGGCGACGCAGCTCGCCACGGCCGACGCCGGAGGCGATCGTCCACGTTGA
- a CDS encoding SDR family NAD(P)-dependent oxidoreductase yields the protein MLDESNRALGRYRERRVLVTGAGGGLGSVICERLAAEGARLIAADLPGAALDSALDGLPDGDHLAVALDVSDEDAWRAAVDRVEAELGGLDVLVNNAAIGSLKTVEDEDREHWDQVMSVDATGVWMGMKHAGPLIERSGGGAIVNVASILGSTGGLGNSVAYHAAKGAVRTMTKNAALHWATRGVRVNSLHPGFIETAQLLERYGGSERHRAMVANTPMGRLGRPAEIAGAVAFLGSDDAGYMTGAELYADGGWTAR from the coding sequence ATGCTGGATGAGTCCAACCGAGCCCTTGGTCGCTACCGCGAGCGTCGGGTCCTGGTCACCGGAGCAGGCGGGGGCCTGGGCTCCGTGATCTGCGAGCGCCTGGCTGCCGAGGGCGCGCGACTGATCGCGGCCGACCTTCCCGGCGCCGCTCTCGACAGCGCACTCGACGGCCTCCCGGACGGGGACCACTTGGCGGTCGCGCTCGACGTCAGCGACGAGGACGCCTGGCGCGCGGCGGTCGACCGGGTCGAGGCGGAGCTCGGCGGGCTCGACGTCCTGGTCAACAACGCCGCCATCGGCTCGCTGAAGACCGTCGAGGACGAGGACCGGGAGCACTGGGACCAGGTGATGTCGGTCGACGCGACCGGCGTCTGGATGGGCATGAAGCACGCCGGCCCGCTCATCGAGCGGTCCGGCGGTGGCGCGATCGTCAACGTCGCCTCGATCCTCGGCAGCACCGGCGGCCTCGGCAACAGCGTCGCCTACCACGCCGCGAAGGGCGCGGTCCGGACGATGACGAAGAACGCGGCGCTGCACTGGGCGACGCGGGGCGTCCGCGTCAACTCCCTGCACCCCGGCTTCATCGAGACCGCCCAGCTGCTCGAACGCTACGGAGGTAGCGAGCGGCACCGGGCGATGGTGGCGAACACCCCCATGGGCCGCCTGGGTCGACCCGCGGAGATCGCAGGGGCGGTCGCCTTCCTCGGCAGTGACGACGCCGGCTACATGACCGGCGCCGAGCTGTACGCCGACGGGGGCTGGACCGCCCGCTGA
- a CDS encoding alcohol dehydrogenase catalytic domain-containing protein, whose translation MTGTPSTMRALRLLAWGAPPELVEVPVPVPSGTELLLRVDAAGLCHSDLHIMDAPAGALPYELPFTLGHEVVGSVVAAGDDAEPGWLGRRAAVHGVWSCGRCRQCRRGRENYCFALTGPIGGGIGRDGGLADYMLVPAARHLVGAEGVDPLAAAPLTDAGLTVQHALDTHRELLPHATVVVIGVGGLGHLALQLLAGHDPACVVAVEPRRAARQLAMKLGADAVVPAVANAAAWLDGCDGGHGADVVLDFVGTQETLAVAGTLLAPGGRLVVVGSAGGCLEVGKSAGLERGWGVSAPFWGTRRDLTAVIRCAEAGRIRAEIETYRLDDVLTAYECLRAGRVQGRAVVVPGQ comes from the coding sequence ATGACGGGGACGCCGTCCACGATGCGCGCGCTGCGCCTGCTCGCCTGGGGCGCGCCGCCTGAGCTCGTCGAGGTGCCGGTTCCCGTGCCGAGCGGGACCGAGCTGCTGCTCCGCGTCGACGCGGCCGGGCTCTGCCACTCGGACCTCCACATCATGGACGCCCCTGCCGGTGCCCTGCCCTACGAGCTGCCGTTCACCCTCGGGCACGAGGTGGTCGGGTCGGTGGTGGCGGCCGGTGACGACGCCGAGCCCGGGTGGCTCGGTCGGCGGGCCGCCGTCCACGGGGTGTGGTCGTGCGGCCGCTGCCGCCAGTGCCGGCGTGGTCGCGAGAACTACTGCTTCGCGCTGACCGGCCCGATCGGTGGCGGGATCGGCCGCGACGGAGGGCTGGCGGACTACATGCTGGTGCCCGCCGCGCGTCACCTGGTGGGGGCCGAGGGCGTCGATCCCCTGGCAGCGGCGCCGCTCACCGACGCCGGCCTGACCGTGCAGCACGCTCTCGACACCCACCGGGAGCTGCTGCCGCACGCCACGGTCGTCGTGATCGGCGTGGGCGGGCTCGGTCACCTGGCGTTGCAGCTGCTCGCCGGCCACGACCCGGCCTGCGTGGTCGCGGTCGAGCCGCGGAGGGCGGCCCGTCAGCTGGCGATGAAGCTGGGCGCGGACGCCGTCGTACCTGCGGTCGCGAACGCGGCCGCCTGGCTGGACGGCTGCGACGGGGGGCATGGCGCCGACGTCGTCCTCGACTTCGTCGGCACCCAGGAGACCCTGGCGGTGGCCGGCACGTTGCTGGCACCCGGCGGGCGCCTCGTGGTGGTCGGCTCGGCCGGCGGGTGCCTCGAGGTGGGCAAGTCGGCAGGACTGGAACGTGGCTGGGGCGTCAGCGCTCCGTTCTGGGGCACCCGTCGCGACCTCACCGCGGTCATCCGGTGCGCAGAAGCCGGACGGATCCGGGCGGAGATCGAGACCTACCGCTTGGATGACGTCCTGACCGCGTACGAGTGCCTGCGAGCGGGCCGCGTGCAGGGCCGGGCTGTCGTGGTGCCCGGCCAGTGA
- a CDS encoding acyl-CoA dehydrogenase family protein encodes MDFEFSDRTAELVVRLEAFMAEHVYPAEAVFDAQVAANSNPHEQPPVMRELQRIAREQGLWNLFMTHGDRGAGLTNLEYAPLAEIVGRSIIGNEAINCSAPDTGNMEILAMYGTEQQQKEWLDPLLDCEIRSAFAMTEPEVASSDARNITSTIQRDGDHYVLNGRKWYTSGILDPDCKLIIFMGKSDPTATTYRQQSMVLVPADAAGVEVVRDLPMFGYRDRLGHGEVTFTDVRVPVENVLGKEGGGFAIAQGRLGPGRMHYAMRAIGMAERALDLMCQRASVREAFGGPLAEQGVVREWIARSRMEIDQIRLYTFKAAWLMDTRGNAAARTEAAAIKVAAMEVAHNVVNRAVQTWGAAGVSDDTVLARLFSITRALQIADGPSEVHLRSIALQELKKHDVPKEPVP; translated from the coding sequence GTGGACTTCGAATTCTCCGACCGCACCGCCGAGCTGGTGGTCCGGCTCGAGGCCTTCATGGCCGAGCACGTCTACCCGGCGGAGGCGGTGTTCGACGCGCAGGTCGCTGCCAACAGCAACCCGCACGAGCAGCCGCCGGTCATGCGCGAGCTCCAACGGATCGCCCGCGAGCAGGGCCTGTGGAACCTCTTCATGACGCACGGCGACCGCGGCGCCGGGCTCACCAACCTCGAGTACGCGCCGCTCGCCGAGATCGTCGGCCGGTCGATCATCGGCAACGAGGCGATCAACTGCTCGGCCCCGGACACCGGCAACATGGAGATCCTGGCGATGTACGGGACGGAGCAGCAGCAGAAGGAGTGGCTGGACCCGCTGCTGGACTGTGAGATCCGATCCGCATTCGCGATGACCGAGCCGGAGGTCGCGAGCTCCGACGCCCGCAACATCACCTCCACGATCCAGCGCGACGGCGACCACTACGTCCTCAACGGCCGCAAGTGGTACACCTCCGGGATCCTCGACCCGGACTGCAAGCTGATCATCTTCATGGGCAAGTCCGATCCGACCGCGACGACCTACCGGCAGCAGAGCATGGTCCTGGTCCCGGCCGACGCGGCGGGAGTCGAGGTCGTGCGTGACCTGCCGATGTTCGGCTACCGCGACCGGCTCGGCCACGGCGAGGTCACCTTCACCGACGTCCGGGTTCCGGTCGAGAACGTCCTCGGTAAGGAGGGCGGAGGCTTCGCGATCGCCCAGGGCCGTCTGGGGCCCGGCCGGATGCACTACGCGATGCGCGCGATCGGCATGGCCGAGCGAGCCCTGGACCTGATGTGCCAGCGCGCGAGCGTCCGCGAGGCCTTCGGCGGCCCGCTCGCCGAGCAGGGCGTCGTGCGCGAGTGGATCGCCCGCAGCCGGATGGAGATCGACCAGATCCGGCTCTACACCTTCAAGGCCGCCTGGCTGATGGACACCCGCGGCAACGCGGCTGCCCGCACCGAGGCCGCCGCGATCAAGGTGGCCGCGATGGAGGTCGCGCACAACGTCGTCAACCGCGCCGTCCAGACGTGGGGGGCCGCCGGCGTCAGCGACGACACGGTGCTCGCCCGGCTCTTCTCCATCACCCGCGCCCTCCAGATCGCGGACGGACCCAGCGAAGTGCACCTCAGGAGCATCGCCCTCCAGGAGCTCAAGAAGCACGACGTCCCTAAGGAGCCGGTCCCGTGA
- a CDS encoding phosphotransferase family protein — MTATTATALEDRVVDALRAAGHPGEPTALEPLLGGHSGLTYKIALGEEWFVVKAVPPGQRSIGRHDMLRQARIMSALAGSGVPVPAIRATDDVEPAWFAMELVAGDSLEPVLDDPPLDPTLAAARMRRAAAILPRLHAVPLSALPVDGEPLTPADELARWSRTLAAVPPELVPGAERLEKLLASSVPEAVDPVLVHGDYRLGNLISVGSEPAALIDWEIWSPGDPRVELGWFLVFADGTNFPGVGREVPGLPDPVELVERYADGGPVPRDLTWFDALGRFKMAAIMGHNLRRHREGRHHDPDQERLPATIDRLIRTGTERLC, encoded by the coding sequence ATGACCGCCACCACGGCGACCGCCCTCGAGGACCGGGTCGTCGACGCCCTGCGTGCTGCCGGTCATCCCGGCGAGCCGACGGCGCTCGAACCGCTGCTGGGCGGCCACTCCGGACTGACCTACAAGATCGCCCTCGGGGAGGAGTGGTTCGTCGTCAAGGCGGTGCCTCCCGGCCAGCGATCGATCGGCCGGCACGACATGCTGCGCCAGGCGCGGATCATGTCCGCGCTCGCCGGCTCCGGCGTCCCGGTGCCGGCGATCAGGGCGACCGACGACGTCGAACCGGCCTGGTTCGCGATGGAGCTCGTCGCCGGCGACTCCCTCGAGCCGGTGCTCGATGATCCCCCGTTGGACCCGACGCTGGCTGCGGCGCGGATGCGGCGAGCCGCCGCGATCCTCCCGCGCCTGCACGCCGTGCCGCTGTCGGCGCTCCCTGTCGACGGCGAACCGCTCACCCCCGCCGACGAGCTGGCCCGGTGGAGCCGCACTCTGGCCGCGGTCCCGCCCGAGCTCGTCCCGGGAGCCGAGCGGCTGGAGAAGCTGCTGGCCTCGTCGGTCCCGGAGGCCGTCGACCCGGTGCTCGTGCACGGGGACTACCGGCTCGGCAACCTCATCTCCGTCGGCTCGGAGCCGGCCGCGCTGATCGACTGGGAGATCTGGAGCCCGGGTGACCCGCGGGTCGAGCTCGGCTGGTTCCTCGTCTTCGCCGACGGCACCAACTTCCCCGGCGTAGGGAGGGAGGTCCCCGGACTTCCCGACCCCGTCGAGCTGGTCGAGCGGTACGCCGACGGCGGCCCGGTGCCGCGCGACCTCACCTGGTTCGACGCGCTCGGCCGCTTCAAGATGGCCGCGATCATGGGCCACAACCTCCGTCGGCACCGCGAGGGCAGGCACCACGACCCCGACCAGGAGCGCCTGCCGGCCACGATCGACCGGCTGATCCGGACCGGCACCGAGCGGCTCTGCTGA
- a CDS encoding TetR/AcrR family transcriptional regulator: protein MTVETTRTESPRSKRRMILDAAIDNFGKVGFEHTKWATIADDVGIGQTALYHYFESKVHCLLTIMSTELERSFERTQAVTAEIDDPAEKIRVAVLAAFDVTPREALQARILMSHQDLLVGQRSSVREEDERQRARGLVRDIEHEWAELIRDGMFAGAFERRDELVLSRLLLGMVNSVWRWYRPDGAHTLEEIAQLTAGACVRLAR from the coding sequence ATGACGGTAGAGACCACGCGGACCGAGAGTCCGCGATCGAAGCGGCGGATGATTCTCGACGCGGCCATCGACAACTTCGGCAAGGTGGGCTTCGAGCACACCAAGTGGGCCACGATCGCGGACGACGTCGGGATCGGGCAGACCGCGCTCTACCACTACTTCGAGTCCAAGGTGCACTGCCTGCTCACCATCATGAGCACCGAGCTCGAGCGCTCCTTCGAGCGGACCCAGGCGGTCACCGCGGAGATCGACGACCCGGCCGAGAAGATCCGGGTCGCCGTCCTCGCTGCGTTCGACGTGACCCCGCGCGAGGCCCTGCAGGCACGGATCCTGATGAGTCACCAGGACCTGCTGGTCGGGCAGCGGTCGTCGGTCCGCGAGGAGGACGAGCGCCAGCGGGCCCGCGGACTCGTGCGCGACATCGAGCACGAGTGGGCCGAGCTGATCCGCGACGGCATGTTCGCCGGCGCGTTCGAGCGACGTGACGAGCTGGTGCTGTCCCGGCTCCTGCTGGGCATGGTCAACAGCGTGTGGCGGTGGTACCGGCCCGATGGTGCCCACACGCTCGAAGAGATCGCCCAGCTGACCGCCGGGGCCTGTGTCCGGCTGGCCCGCTAG
- a CDS encoding SDR family NAD(P)-dependent oxidoreductase: MSGPTTAGALLDGRVALVTGATRGLGRSIADALAEAGATVIVSSRKADACEEVAAGITAATGVKAYPLPLHVGDWDAIEPAVDGVVERHGRIDVLVNNAGIAPLVPSAMDVTEALFDKTIDVNLKGPYRLMAVAGAHMFRAGRGSIINISSIGAERPSPPEATYAASKNGLNALTRAFAQEYAPHVRVNCVMPGAFATDMANEWDDEFIGLVTNRLPSGRLGDPRELAGMVVHLASDVAGYTTGALIPVDGGRTAVY; this comes from the coding sequence GTGAGCGGCCCGACAACCGCGGGCGCCCTGCTCGACGGCAGGGTCGCGCTCGTGACCGGAGCCACCCGCGGTCTCGGCCGGTCGATCGCGGACGCGCTTGCCGAGGCGGGCGCCACCGTCATCGTGTCCAGCCGCAAGGCCGACGCGTGCGAGGAGGTGGCCGCAGGGATCACCGCGGCCACCGGCGTCAAGGCGTACCCGCTGCCGTTGCACGTCGGGGACTGGGACGCCATCGAGCCCGCTGTCGACGGTGTCGTGGAGCGCCACGGCCGGATCGACGTGCTCGTCAACAACGCCGGCATCGCGCCGCTCGTTCCGTCGGCCATGGACGTCACCGAGGCCCTCTTCGACAAGACGATCGACGTCAACCTCAAGGGTCCGTACCGTCTGATGGCCGTGGCGGGCGCTCACATGTTCCGGGCCGGACGCGGGTCGATCATCAACATCTCCAGCATCGGCGCCGAGCGGCCCAGCCCGCCGGAGGCGACGTACGCGGCCTCGAAGAACGGGCTCAACGCGCTCACCCGCGCGTTCGCGCAGGAGTACGCACCCCACGTGCGGGTCAACTGCGTGATGCCCGGAGCGTTCGCGACCGACATGGCGAACGAGTGGGACGACGAGTTCATCGGCCTCGTCACGAACCGGCTGCCGTCCGGGCGCCTCGGCGATCCTCGCGAGCTCGCCGGCATGGTCGTCCACCTCGCGTCCGACGTGGCGGGCTACACCACCGGTGCCCTGATCCCGGTCGACGGCGGACGGACGGCGGTCTACTGA
- a CDS encoding EthD family reductase, translating to MYNLIVLASKPSAWTHEHFIEWWRGEHAEVTYPLPGLRRWLHTEVLEGMSGERSDGWDGLSVLSFDSKEALETALASDEWQRAVAHVGSMGGRSIIVTGDEMVMVPEARV from the coding sequence GTGTACAACCTGATCGTCCTCGCGTCCAAGCCCTCTGCCTGGACCCACGAGCACTTCATCGAGTGGTGGCGCGGCGAGCACGCCGAGGTGACCTATCCGCTGCCCGGTCTGCGCCGATGGCTGCACACCGAGGTGCTCGAGGGCATGAGCGGCGAGCGGTCGGACGGCTGGGACGGCCTGTCCGTCCTGAGCTTCGACAGCAAGGAGGCGCTCGAGACCGCGTTGGCGAGCGATGAGTGGCAGCGAGCGGTGGCGCACGTCGGTTCCATGGGGGGCCGGAGCATCATCGTCACCGGCGACGAGATGGTGATGGTGCCCGAAGCCCGGGTCTGA